Part of the Nicotiana sylvestris chromosome 2, ASM39365v2, whole genome shotgun sequence genome, gtcAATATGGAAGAGCCTTAAAAAATTTGTGATTCTTGTTGGGACAGTATATATATTGGAGTGCCAAAATATATTGCATTTTGGTGGAAGTACTTTATAATCTAAAAATAAACTTTGCTTATCTCTTGGTCATTTAGGTGAATGTTGAGTAATGACTGATTTTTCTTCATATAACTATGAGTTATTTATTTGAAATCAAACTTTATtgaaaataataattattttgtGGGGCACACTAAGCCATTATATATTTCTCGATGTAGAAGAGGATTCGAGTGAAATCATAATCCTACAAAGTCAAAATTAAATTTTGACTAAGCAGATGATATAATTATTGTGATCATTTCTCAAGCGAATCTTATGGCTAATGCAACAGACTGGATGTTAGACTCTTATGCTACTAAGCAGATTTGTGCTAATAAAGTTAATTTTGTGTCCTACACCCAAGTTGAAGAACAAGAAGaatgatttatttattttggtGATTCATGAACTACTCAAGTTCTTAGAATGAAAATTGCTTCTTAAACTCACTTCTAAAAAATATTGGCATTAGTTGGATGATCCATAATTCTAATATTCGGGCAAATTTGGTTCATATAAAATTGTTAGAAAAAGTTAGACTGAAACTATATGCTCTTATTTATAAGATGAAATGTCTTATATATGAGAAGTTGGTAATACTTCTTATAAGTTATAAAAAATATTACCCCTACCTTAAAAGTTATGAAAATGTGGGGGTCACGGTATTTTACTTTGGGTTTCTTAATATTTGGGTGAATTACTTGAGAAGTACTATGAGTTAGTATTTTGTATGTGGATTTTATCACTGTATTAGAAGGATACAGTGATGGTATAAAATCTCTAATTCAGATGAATAAAAACTCACTAGTGATTGTGTGAACACCTTTTGGTTGGGTGTTGTGGTATTGAAATTGCGTGGCAATGAGGCTGATTAAGCTACCACTTTGCGAGTATTCCACTAGGAATTAAACCGACAATATTTGTGTCGATGAATAGTGATTGCCAAAGCGCAATAGCCATTATAAGAAACTAAATCTTTCAATGGGAAGAGTAGACACATTTTCTTAAGATATAATGTGATAAAGAAATTGCTTAGAGATGAGAATTTTTTCATACATATAATGTGTAGTCAAAAGAGGATTTGGTCGATCCTTTGACTCATAAGTGTAACATCACCTATGTGTttggagatcccatgaagtaggttcatatgggtaataacaagtcattAGTTGATAAAAAGTGTACTATTAAATTATGTCTCTTCCTatggtgtgtgtatatatatagtgCAAGGCTGCAAAGAATGTGAGGTTGAgttattaaactcttaatccaatAATCCATAGTCTTTTATAGGTGGTGTATTGCACTGCTGAATACACTTGATGGATGGACCTATATGAGTGTGGAGTGGGGCCGCTCCTATGAAATTTGTGGCAAAATTTCTAGAGCATTCATGAAAACCAGGCGCGCGCATGGCCTCTTAGCGCAAAAACCGCGATAACGACAAAGATTGTGTGAGTATAATGTGATAGATAAGACTCTGGGCTTACAAAAGAATTTTTGGTTCATAGAAGTTCTAAATTTCACCAATTGTTCTGTAAGCTTAATCTTATTTTTTCTAGATCTGGTTCAGTGTACGAGATATCAGATTCGATGCATTATACTCATATGTAGAAAACTCAGCAAAACATTCTATCCTTCTATTCCTTTTGAGATATGTGGGGGATTGTTAGAAAATGAGTTAGTATCTCAAAAGGAAGTGTTCAAATTCTTGCTTAAAAATGTCTAGATTCATTTCTATTGGCATTTAGTGTGTCTTTATTATTTCACATAGTGGGCAATTATTTTTATTCTAGACGTTAGCCCATTATGACCAATAATTAATCATTATAATATTCTTATCTTTCCTTAGCCATATATACATTTTCATTCTTCTTGTGAAGATGAACAAGATTATTCCTTTTGAGTGAAATCAAGTATACAAAAAATACCCTCATTCCTTTTGCTTGATTTCTATCAATAATAAATCTTTGTCAGTTTATGCTCCTAGTTTTACATTAGAAGAGTTTGTTGAATCCTGGGGGATACACCTAATGTGGGtgaaatatccttaaggacagtgtCTTTTGACACGCCTCATGCTTTGAAGAATTCCCTATAAATTTCGTGATCAAGTATTTTCCGTAAGATTTACAACAAATAGTACAGAGAAAAAGTTAAATTTACTTTGAAATGCCCATAAACAATATCATGAAAgcctaagaaagaaaaaaacaatatCTTGACACTGCAGGAACCGGGGAAGGGGTGTGGTTTCATAATGTTGAGATTAAGACAATTTGTCCTCTTAGTTTTTCTAGCATAACTTCTTTTTGCAGGATGAGGAACCGGATAAATGGGCAACTGGAGAAGAAAGACTGCAACTTCATAATGATGTAAGCTTCAATTTTCTCTTAGCTAGTACTCCCTCTGGTCCGCAATAAACGAtcattttacctttttattttggttcaaaataagtgtcgatttacataatcaagaaagaattaattttattttccaaaatttgCCCTTATTAATAATTAATTAGGGTTAATTTAGTAAATCCATCTTTTTTTCTCTACGAGTTCGTAATGGGTGTGTCAAAGGTAaaatggtcacttattgtggacccgATAATTGGATTTTTTCGTTGCCAGTTGATCTCTAAcaatattgattttgataggcTCTTGTAGTTCCTTGACAAAGTTTCAGCTGAAATAGCAATATCAACATATAAGTAATGAGATCTACCATGGATTCCAAGTCAATGACTTAAAACTATATCTCTCAATGACTACAGCAGTGCTTTCCAAAGAGTCTAGTTAAGATGTGTTATGGTGCTCTATTATTCTATAAAGCATATAGAATTTTATACGTAGATGTTTCAAACATTGAGAGTTCAAGCTTCGTGTAAAAGTCTGTTTATAATGGGTACAGATGGAATTGGAGTTACTGGATGAAAAGGTAACGCTATGGTCGACGGGCAAGGAAGCTGACATCTGATTGTTCCTTTCAACACTACATCATGTAAGATCATACCCCGTTTTCTGTCAATAAATCAATGATTTACAGTTTGTGATTGCTGGAAAGATTCACTGAACATGACTCCCTCTTTCCCAAATTTTCTCAGATTGTATGGCCTAAAAGTGGGTGGCTTCCAATTGCATTAACAAACTTAATAAACAGTGCACATGTGAAGAAGACTTATCAGAAAGCAAGACTCTGTTTGCATCCAGACAAATTGCAACAAAGAAATGCAACCCTTGCGCAAAAATAGGTTGCACAGAAGGCATTTTCCATATTTCAGGTCTAGATTTGATGAATAATGTTCACTGTACTGAACTACAAGAGTCCCTAAACTCTCTTTTTCTCAAgcttttttcctctcttttgtAGGATACTTGGGCAGCATTCCTTTCTGCAGATATCTTCTTCCGTCACTGAGAAACAGTTTTATTATCTATGCCCTTTACCCGCATGTGAGAtaaaagaaacaaggaagtttGTACTGATGAAAAATGATCAACGAATGCCAATTTGTTCGCATAGCACTTGTGTTGTATAGGGTGTGTTAAAGGGGATGACTGAATAGAATTTTCTGCTCTCTTTAACAATataattgtgtgtgtgtgtgtgaaccAATAGCTTTTGGGTTAAGATTAACATATAGGTTGATCATTATCCAAAAAACATCAGAACGCGATTTTTTTACTCTGCTTTCTACCAAACAGATTAACAGAAAAAGCTAAAACAACTTAAAGAAATAGATTAACAGAAAGAAATACACTGTATTTTTGCGTACGATGAGTCATCTTGTTTTCCCATTTCCTTTTGACGTTAAGTCATTAATCTTTGGAATAATGTTCTTTACTTTGTATCCAAACTGATTGACcttttaaagaagaaataaacAATAAAAGGAGAAAAAACTTAGAATAAAGAACTTGGACGATGTTTCACTGATAAAGAATTTTACATTTAGAGAGTAAAAATAAAGTTTGAGTTCCAAGTGATATAAATCACACCTGAACTGCTATAACAGTTAGTATTATAAAATTTGAGTTCAAAGAAAAAAGTTGTTTTGACTCTCTGTACGAACATTATTTCTGAAGAAAAGCCAAATCAATATATCAGAAAATGATCCTCTAGTCACATATTATTAGCCAAATTTACATTACATTAAACAGTGGTGTTTGAGAAAATATGTTAGCAAATTAAGGATTTACAGAGAGATGAGAATTAATAATATCCAGAGATGAGATTACTTTATCCAGTTTGTTGCCTTATCATCTCCTTGAACTCTTCATCAGTAGTCTTGAGCATCAAAGGCAAGGGAATTGAAACTCCACTCTGTACAAGTTCAATGTGCCTTGGCTTTATCCTCTTCTCCAAACTAAAAGCAAAATACTGAGGAAACTCCATCAATTCATCCAATTCACCTCCCATTTCTTGAGAAAAGTATtcaaatttaggcttgaaattgtTGTCAATGCTGAAAGTGAAGAGCCCTGGACACCTCAAAGTCATTTCCACTGCTTCATTTCTTGAAAATCCTAGACTTGCCAAATACTCCAGCTTGGGTATTAACGTATTTTCCACACTGGAAACCAGCAATATTGGATCCTGATAAGCTAAATGATGCAAATCTCTGAACCCAAGTCTTTGAAGATAAAACAAAGCTGGTTTTAGCTGGTCTTCCACACTGCAAATTAGTAATCTTGGACATTTGTTAATGACCCTTCTGAAGTTACTTTCAGGGACTCTTAGGTCTTTTGAGAGGAAGTTGAAAACTGGATTGAGTTCACATCTTATATCTGATGTCAAGATTCTTGGGCACATTCCAAAGATTCTTGCAAAGTCcttttggtgaaggcctttggACTGAAGGAAAGTGATGATGGAATGaatagtgtgtaaagaagctGTGTGGAGACAAGGGTTTTGAGAGAGTGCTTTTCCTGAATCAACACCCATGATTTCCAAGCACAAGATTTTCTCCTTGAATTGCAAAGAAATGTTCTTGTGAGTTGGTTGATAGAGTGGGTTTTTTTGGAGAATGGATTTTGGTTTTGTTGATAAAAGACTCATTTGTTGCtctgatggtgatggtgatggtgatggtaATTTCTGAACAGAGAAGCATAGAGAAGAATGAAAAGATGACATGTTTCGTAAGGGAATTTCAACAATGGCCAGTTCTAGTTAGATTGATTCTTATGAAATGGATTCCTTCTTTCCTTTGATGATTTTTATAAGGCCACCTGGCAGTTTGCTTTGAATTTATTGGCTGATTGTAGATTTGGATAGCATATTGTAAATTACAGACCAAGGTTCTTCGACAAGTAACTTATCCTGTCTGGTAATGGAGAAGTGTCTTAAAATTGCAATTTTAAACAGTGACTACTTTAATTGATTGGAGGAAAACAGAGTAAGTACTCTCTACGTTCCAGTTCCGTCAAACTTATTTACTTTTtgatccgttccaaaaagaatgatccttttttaaatttggaaataatttagcttaaatttACAATTCTACTTTTAATGATAAGTTTTTATAACCACTTAAATACTCTGGGtctctttttgacttgtttaggaccacaaatttctaaagtatttattttttcttaaactatgtGCCCAGTCAAACAACGGAGTgagttttattatttaaaaaaaaaatggataGCCTGTGAATAGCATTTTCCCACGTGCAATAGTATCCAGTCGGGTGGAAAATGGCTGCACTACCAATTGCATTGTTTGCTCTAGACTCTAGTGATGACCTTTTGATCTTTATAGCGGATCTGGTAATATATGAACGCATAATTTTTAATTTAGACTTGAATTTATTTGTGTAAAACTAACTTACTGAAATATTAATATGACCTCATAACTTAAATAAGGTGATGTGTTCGATCCTGAACCTAAAGAAATAAAATCCTGAATTTACATCATATTTTAAGTTCAATAGTAACAAAAATGAATGGATAAGCAAGACAAATTCTTGTGTAATGATGACCTTCTAATCTAATTATTACTACTCCCACTgttctaatttatgtgaacttgtttgactgagcacggagtttaagaaaaatgaaacctTTTGAATttatggtcctaaacaagtcaaaaagaggttcagagtatttgtgtagttataaaaacttctcattaaggggAGAATTGGAAGTTTaaactaaattatttttaaatttagaaagTGATCATTTTTTTtgggaacggaccaaaaaggaaataggtgcACGGAGGAAGTAGTATTTTAAGCCCATTCATAATCGTTCATGATAGAATGGATAAGCAAATAGAAATCCTTGTGTAATGACAACCTTTTGATCTTATTCATAACCGTTTTTTTATGGATGGATAAGCAAGAAATCCTTGCAATTAGACAAATTAATCGATAAGGTTAGCTAGGTTTTTTCTCTCACCAAGTAATAGATCTTTCATTACAACAGTAAGATAGATAAGTGCAAGCGAAACGAGAAGCAAAGCAAATTCTGTGATTCTACTTCTCCAATTTTATAGTAATAACTAGTGAAATAATTCGCGCTTCGCGCGGCCTTGAAAAACAtctataaaatttcaaaaatgatgAGATATTCTTGAAATTTTGTTGAAGCAAAAATATGCTATTACTCAGAATGTCCTCAACTACAATCCAGAAGAATAAATGGACCAGAAAAAttataacaaaataaaataaaataaggaaggtGACCATAATAGAGTAATCGCAAAGAAGTTAGTATTAGGAAGCAAAATGTGATAAAAGTATCTCAAAGTATTCGTAACCGACTGATCTGCTGGGTAAAAATGAGATCAAAATAAAACATACACGGCATATTTAAAAAATAGCAAAGTATGGAGTGTCACAAAATCAATCATTAATTttgtgaaagaaaagaaaagaaaagagaaagtaaGAATCTCTGCTCATTAATCGAAATCCACATTCATATACAAGGCTTTGGCTCAAAATTTAAAGGATGCCAACCGTTGGTAACCAGTTTGAAACGGAAAATAGgttacaaaattaaaaataaaaataaaaagatacaatCCTTCTCtttcgcaaaaaaaaaaaaaaaaaaaaaaaaaaaatcatagagAGAAAGCACATAACAGAAAAGATCGATTGGCGCATCTCTACAGTTCTGCCTTTGTTGTCATCACATTTGCCTCCTTTATGGCCGCACTGTCACTTTTTTTTCCGTTAAAATCCTTATTTTGTCAAAACCCCTCCTCCTTTATATCCTTCAAATCTGAATGCACTCGTTAATTTGTCCAAAttaacaaaataaaatacaatttaaAAAATATGGAATGAAAAACCTCTGTAACCTCATGAGAAATCTACATTTGATTGCATGCTAATTTAGTGTCACCTAACTTCTACAGTTGGGAGTTTTGGGATGCAGTATATGCACTTGTCCTTAACCTTGCTTCTTGGCAATGTTTGGCAATGCTAGATGTAGCATAAACAATTCTCACACAACCATGTTGCATATTAGACTTATAGTAAGGTGCTCTCTCCATTTCTGTTTCTCTCGTCCTTTTATTGCTATTCTTCTTTATTATATCATCCAATACACAATTGAATACAGAAATTAAGAATtgtaacaattgtataattagaAATATGATTGAATACTAAAAGTCATTAAGGAGACCTAAACATGTAACGGAAAGAttaaaaaaacaaagaagaagaaaaagaagcgaAAAAGGGAGTGGGAAAAGGACTTGATAAAGGAGGAAACATGGGTCTAAAagaaataaatgataataatgataataaggaATGACATAAATAGGATGTGTTAAATTTTCTCCAAATTTTGTAGACATCAAATGAGAGAAAAAAGccacaaaaaaaaaggagaaaaaagatatGGTACTTTTGTGGCTTATGAGATGTACCACAACATCTTTTTTATTcccaactttatatatatatatatatatagattctttTGCTAGCTTCAAAATGTATGTAAATGTGTGCAACTAGACAAAGAGTTTactatgttgacttatgtgttatattTTTAATGGAGACGAAAATATTAAATATTATCAGAAAGTTGTTAAAATATTGCATCCAAGtcaaaaatttgaatagtttaatttagtatttaaattcttaaaagatGTAGAAAATAAACTGTCCACCTTATGTTCCCAAGACATAAATGTCACACAAATTGCAATGTAAAGAGTTACAGTTAACCTCTGTACAGTGCATAGCCAGAAAAAAAAAAGGTTACACTATGTATAGAAACGATGTACTGATTTTTTAATTGGGGCAAGTTAACtagtaaaatattaaaaattaagtAACAACCCCAGAAATTGGATCCAGCAACATGTTATATAACACACTTTGTTACCACTTCCAGTTCAATAAAAGCACATATTTGGAGATCCGTAATATCTTGTCACCAAATAAGACAACAATGGCAATGTAAAACCAGTCTTAATTTTTCTAAGTTTACGTGCCTTAATCGTACATAAAACAATGTATTATAAACTCGTCGATGCTTAAAACACTCTGTTTGACATCAACTGATGATAAAAGCGCTTTTTACAGCACAGCATTATCTAATATCTAGCACACTGTTTGCAGAGCTTATTCACATTGGCAACCCAAAATCAAGTTGCGACGAGACCTGCACACATTGAAAGGAGAAAGAAATATAAATTTGATGCTTGTGCATAACAACTCAAAATTAGTTACTTTGTGATGAAGCTTTCTTTAATTGTTTTTCACTTTTCATCTGTTTCcataaaagaaagagaagagattgAGTTGTGTGGAGGGCCAAGTCCTGATACTTTGTTGAGATAATATCACTACAGCTTCCATGCACAGACAAGTAAAGAAATATAATCAGACGACACTCATTTCTATGCTGAAAGATGTCACACGTCTACTGAGATAAAGGCTCTCTTGTTAGCCAACCCTCCCTCCCCTTCCCCTCTCCCCGGGAAAAAGACCCCCACCCCCCTTCATATGATTCCGGCATTGGCACATAACATGATCCTACATCTAATTGTTCCCACCGATTCAAAGAATATCAGAACTTGGGATTTGCACCATCATATACAAGTAAAACCAACACAGCAGTTCAATAGCTcgatgaaaattttaaattaattttttcaaaAAGGCAGAAGCTCTAGAGTAGGTAATAAGTCAGTGCAGTCATCATACCATACTAACCATCTTTTACTTCCTCTCCTCCTTCCCCCAGTTGCCACACAATGTCTTTCAATCCGGTAGACAGGTTCTTGTAAAACTGtatcaaaaagaaaataacaaaataacctTTATCAGTTTATGTGCATTAAAACACATGCATGGACAGACCACAGAAAGCCTGATATAGATATATGGTCCAAGTGCAAAAATACAGCGTAACCCCTATAAACATTAGTAATAGATTTAAAAATGCCTTGTAAGACCAACTATCAAATATCATATAAAGTCTTCTATGTATAGCGAAGAAGCAATTATAAAGTACTTGAGCGGGATTAAGCAAGATCCACAAATAAGCAGAGCCAGCTATCTGCTTCGCTTCATTCAACTAGCAGGTTTGTCTTTAGCTCAGTGAGCAAATCACAGAAGATTAAAGGCAGTTTCTATGTATATCCCCTGTCAATGAAATAAACACAGCAAACACTTCCAATTAAGTTTACCTTGTGAAATTCCAAGGTATCTCCTCCAGCCTTGCGAAGCTCAACCATGTATAGTGAAGGTGCCACCTCGTAAATCTACAGCAAACTCAAAGTTGGGAAGTTGTCTTACAAAGTCTGAACGACAATGAAAAACATAGCTGGCCTGAAGGTCCTCCAAAACAAACATACCTCGGTTGCAACGGATAAATGACCTTTGCGCCCACTCTTCTCCCCATGAAGCTTAATCTggcacaaaaaaaaaaagagaaagaataaCATGAATGAAATTTTAATCATAGCGAAGAACTAAATATTAGGACTTTGAGATTCAAAAGAATTTGACACGACTTGCTCATATGTTTAATAAATATACTTGATTGAAGAAACTTAACAGTTATGTAGTGAACAATTACAAAAATGAGATGAGGATTTGAGATGCTTGAAAACCTATTAACGACTCTGAGCATCATTAGTTGTACTCGCATCGCTTTTATAAGATTgacaatagaagaaaaagaagtatCAAGCACAAGAATAACTTTTCTGATTCACCTTGTAGTTATTTTTCCTCACATTGAAGCCCAAAGGTACAGCAGCTTCTTCAATTTTTGAGACAATTTCATTCGCAGGACATCTCGATGTAAATCTTGTCTCCCTTTTGACTAGCCCCTGTAAAAGTAGCCTAGCTTAATCCACATGCTTAAAACTTCTGGGACCAGATCAATCTGAAAAGCTAAGCATTGAAAGTTCTATATGCCACATATTTAGTTTGTTTATTTCCTCGTTTTGGGCTTCAAAGGGGTTGGTTTTATTGTACACCAGGAAACTAACATGTATTTTGCATTTtaatacaaagcaagaaaattATATCTATGCAACATTTGGGTTTAAACAGAACTGATAGGTTTCAACTTGGAAGATCGCAATGGCGAACAAATATTCATACTCACCATATCCTTAAACTACTAATTTTTGTAACGCTCAATATTGTTCGCATATTTTTAAAGTGAaagtgaaaatttgaaaaatttatGTGGTTCCAATTTAAAATGTGAGTATGTGACCAAGCACTACTTCACTTGAACGTCTATCAATAAGCACGTCATGCTGTGCCACTTGAGAAGTTCTGTGCGAGATCATAAGCTTCACCAACACATACCATTTGCTTTTCAAACAGAGAACTGAGATTGAGACCCTGAGAAGTTGAAATAAGCTCAAAAGCATTCATAGTCAGTGGTGCAGAAGGCCGTTCATGCCGTCTCTCCACAACAAGATTCGAAGAGTCCTGTGTTCATGAAAAGGCAAATGAGCCACTCATTTTATTGACTATCAAATGTTCATTCTACAGGAATCAACATACAAATTCAAAATTCTTGCAGCCCTATTTCACAGGAACAAGTATACTTACAGCAGATTCACTAAAAATAGCATTCACATCATCAAGACTAACATCTGCCTGCTCAAAAACAGGTGGACGATACCCTTTCTTGAACCACTCGTTCTCAATGACCTCGGAAAATGTGATGCGCTGTCATCAAATGATAAATTCCATAAAATTCCAAGTAAATTTTGGGAATGAAACAAAATTTGAGGAGCTAAATGCAAGTGCAAACAAAGAGCCACTAAACACATCTGTTGTGTGTAATTTTTCTGCTTTATTTCCTCCTTTGTATTGGAAGGGGGAGATAAACATACCGTCTGTGGATTGGGATCCAAGATTCTTTTGATTAGTTTCTTCGCACTAGAGGAAAACCAGGGTGGACATGTAAATTCAGCTTTATGTATCTGTAATAAATCAATTCCTCGTCTCAACATTCTCCTTCAAGGGAAATAATGCAGATTATATTTTGGAATGACCAGTAATAAATAAGCACACCTTCTTATATAGTGCCATGAGATTTGACTCCTCAAAAGGCAAATAACCAGCCATAAGTACAAAAAGGATTACACCACATGACCACAGGTCAGCCTTAGCTCCATCATAACCTTTATTGTTGATCACCTACATTAGCAAGAAGCAAACATAGGAATCAAAATTGTTGCTCAGAGGATAAGAAATAAAATGAGTTATGGGACAAACTAATGA contains:
- the LOC104235630 gene encoding CBL-interacting serine/threonine-protein kinase 23 isoform X2, yielding MGSRSNNGSGRTRVGRYDVGRTLGEGTFAKVKFARNVETGDNVAIKILDKEKVMKHKMIGQIKREISTMKLIRHPNVIRMYEVMASKSKIYIVLEFVTGGELFDKIASRGRLKEDEARKYFQQLINAVDYCHSRGVFHRDLKPENLLLDANSVLKVSDFGLSALPQQVREDGLLHTTCGTPNYVAPEVINNKGYDGAKADLWSCGVILFVLMAGYLPFEESNLMALYKKIHKAEFTCPPWFSSSAKKLIKRILDPNPQTRITFSEVIENEWFKKGYRPPVFEQADVSLDDVNAIFSESADSSNLVVERRHERPSAPLTMNAFELISTSQGLNLSSLFEKQMGLVKRETRFTSRCPANEIVSKIEEAAVPLGFNVRKNNYKIKLHGEKSGRKGHLSVATEIYEVAPSLYMVELRKAGGDTLEFHKFYKNLSTGLKDIVWQLGEGGEEVKDG
- the LOC104235630 gene encoding CBL-interacting serine/threonine-protein kinase 23 isoform X1; amino-acid sequence: MGSRSNNGSGRTRVGRYDVGRTLGEGTFAKVKFARNVETGDNVAIKILDKEKVMKHKMIGQIKREISTMKLIRHPNVIRMYEVMASKSKIYIVLEFVTGGELFDKIASRGRLKEDEARKYFQQLINAVDYCHSRGVFHRDLKPENLLLDANSVLKVSDFGLSALPQQVREDGLLHTTCGTPNYVAPEVINNKGYDGAKADLWSCGVILFVLMAGYLPFEESNLMALYKKIHKAEFTCPPWFSSSAKKLIKRILDPNPQTRITFSEVIENEWFKKGYRPPVFEQADVSLDDVNAIFSESADSSNLVVERRHERPSAPLTMNAFELISTSQGLNLSSLFEKQMGLVKRETRFTSRCPANEIVSKIEEAAVPLGFNVRKNNYKIKLHGEKSGRKGHLSVATEIYEVAPSLYMVELRKAGGDTLEFHKFYKNLSTGLKDIVWQLGEGGEEVKDGLVAT
- the LOC104235629 gene encoding transcription termination factor MTEF1, chloroplastic, giving the protein MSSFHSSLCFSVQKLPSPSPSPSEQQMSLLSTKPKSILQKNPLYQPTHKNISLQFKEKILCLEIMGVDSGKALSQNPCLHTASLHTIHSIITFLQSKGLHQKDFARIFGMCPRILTSDIRCELNPVFNFLSKDLRVPESNFRRVINKCPRLLICSVEDQLKPALFYLQRLGFRDLHHLAYQDPILLVSSVENTLIPKLEYLASLGFSRNEAVEMTLRCPGLFTFSIDNNFKPKFEYFSQEMGGELDELMEFPQYFAFSLEKRIKPRHIELVQSGVSIPLPLMLKTTDEEFKEMIRQQTG